The Providencia rettgeri genome includes a window with the following:
- a CDS encoding Outer membrane receptor for ferric coprogen and ferric-rhodotorulic acid: MLPVLETGVNIGWIGEFTGKTAFEGNVKYQLSHHKSDKGLDRYHKEVIQQAGYSLHDFYLNYQADQFIKGLSSTLTMKNAFDKQYVSSMGVPQEGRNFHLNVNYSW, from the coding sequence ATGCTCCCCGTACTTGAAACAGGAGTCAATATCGGCTGGATCGGCGAATTTACGGGAAAAACTGCATTTGAAGGTAATGTAAAATACCAGTTATCACACCATAAATCGGATAAAGGCTTAGACCGCTACCACAAAGAGGTTATTCAACAGGCAGGTTATAGCCTGCATGATTTTTATCTCAACTATCAAGCCGACCAATTTATTAAAGGCCTCAGCTCAACACTAACGATGAAGAACGCATTCGATAAACAATATGTTTCTTCAATGGGTGTTCCTCAGGAAGGTCGAAATTTCCACCTTAACGTAAATTACTCATGGTAA